The genomic window CCACAAAAAATATGTGCAATgtgattctttttatataaaattcaagaacaggcaaaattaaacTATATTGTCTAAAGATGCATACATAgggataaaactataaaaagaaggaaggaaattgctATTTCAAACATAAATATAATGATTTCTTCTAGGGGAAAAGAGGAGCTTCTGGTCAGGGAAGAGCACATGGCTGGGGGCTTTGGAAATGCTGGCAGCATTCTATTTCTGACCTTAGCTAAAGTGACAAGAGTGTTTGCCTCACAGATATTCTTTAAActttatgtatataaatgtttttGGCACTCTGATatagatatattatatatatgatatatatggtGATATCTCTGACATATATATGATGTACCttacaactttaaaaaatgcttaggaaggaattattttattagaTGATTAGATGCTTAAATTAAGAAATCACTGGGTTATTTGCTAGAGTAGTTTCAGAGCATCCTTATTCCagtaaattgaaagaaaatcagagataaagaaatggagtTAACAAAGAGTCTGACAGTGAAAAGAAGCTATTAGTACACTAGCTTGATAGGGTGGACTGGGGAGAGGTgtgcatttcctgaggaaaaagTCTATACAGGAGAAGACACTGAAAATAGACCACAGAGATAGAGCATAGCCCCAAGACTTGGGGAGAGATGGAATCCAGCTCACAGTTAAAGGAACAGGAGACTGTCCTGCCTGTGAGAATGGTGGAAAGGGGGTAGGTAGGTCCCAGATAAGGAAAGCGATGCAGCTGAGAAACCAGGAAGTCGACCAAGAACATGAGCAGAATAGGAATGTCCTCTTCAGCAGTGGAATATACTTGTACAAGCAAGACTTGAGtcacttttcttctttgcctcaaACCTCTGTTTTGAAACAGGGTTCTGAGAAGGACTGCATCACCTCTGTTGTTCTCTAGATCATGGGGCATGTTACCTGGTGTGGAAGGAGTCTGTGACCCATTACTAAGAGGGCTCATTTCCTATGCATTAAATCACAGCTACAGTGTTTATCTTCATTACACATATTAAAATGTGGTATTAATCTCTAGGAATTGTTCTTGAATAACTTGACATACATTACAAGCATAATTTCTTTACACACGTAAAatctgttatttattttcataaattgctCTCGAGAATGTGAGTAGAGCCAGTAGAGTGACGACACCAAACGTATTAGCTGCAGCTTCATGACTGCTTTGCTACGTTCAGGGAaaattatttcacctctctggacctcagtttcatcatctgtaaaacaggcgGAATAATTGGCAAAGCAATAATAAAGGGTAATTTAACTATATATATTGGGGTGGATTTGGACAGGGCTGTGGATTCAGTTCACCTTTTCAATGATTCCTGCAACACTGACTAGCATTTTTCTGGATGACTGCAGATTTATATACAAAAGTcctgatttattattttaaagatcagtaatttttcaacttctttagtttgtttccttatctgtaagttGGGGATAATTAAAGCACCTTACTCAAAGGATGCTATGGACTGAAAGTTGTtgccctcccaaaattcatacattAAAACCTAACCCACAATGTGTTGGTATTAAGACGTGGGGTCTTTGGATGGTAATTAGTTCATGAGGATGTAGCCCTCATGGATGGGACTGTGCCCTTATAAACGAcatcccagagagctccctcgccccaCACTGTGTGAGGTAATAGCAAGAAACAGTGGTTCATAACTACGAAACTGTATGCCCCCGTTGGCCCAGGACCATCCCTCTTTATGCCTGCTCTCTTGGCATAATTAATAACAGTGctccttttcactctcaaaagtgtcccaaTTCAGACAGTAAATTACACAGTCACCCTATTCAGAGCACATAGCAAGCACTTAATAGATgtcataatattattattattaccagtaTTGATATGGTTTCCTAAAGAATCAcagttaaaaattcagtttccatTCTGAATTAGTGGGAGTGGCCATGATTGAAGTTTTGattgagagggagggagggatagaCTAGCAGGTCTCTAAATTCTATCTTTGTATAGAATTGGAGAGCAGCCCAAATGGAGAGGGACATGTCAGGAAATACAGGGCAGGCAAATCCGGGGTTGGGGAATCTGTTAAGGTCATGAGTCATTGCAGATGCACTGAGATTAACGTTGCGGAATATGCAACAGGCAGCGAGAAGTTCAACGTCTCTGAGAGAGACTTGGGACTCCAGGTACAATTGAGCATAACTCCACAGGGGTGATGGCAGGAGCCATGGCAGTGCCTGAGTTTCCTAGGGGAAAAATGGGACAGAGAAGATTGTAAAAAGGATGTAAAGGGAGAAGATAAAGATCTGAGGAAGAGGTGTCTAAACAAGGCAGTTCTCCTTGCACGTGAAGGTGGCCTTTGGACACTACCTTCTATGTGGTAGACAGAAGAGCGGCTcggaggaggaagggagcagagCCGGAGCAGCAGCAGGCTTGCCTGCCTCCCCTGTCAAGCCCTTTCTCCGAACTCCTTCTCAAGAGCCCTTAATCCCTGTTAAGCTCCTGGGGGAAGCTACCTTATAGCAGCTTCAGATCTCCCAGATGTACCCTGACCTCAGAAAAACAGACCATTGTACGTGGCATTTCAGAGCTGGAAGCTGGTCAGCCAGCTCAGAGGACAGCAACAGCAGCTCTCATTCACCTGAATAATAAAATCATTGACTTAAGTTCTCAGCGGACATTGGAGTATTTGTTTAACATTTCTGAGCTGCTGCTGACTGCTCAAGTTCCAGAAAACGCTCTCTTCCAAAGTAAAGCGTTTAAAATTAGATTGGGAATGGGGAGTAGTAGGGGAAGTCTGGGGTTTGCACTGAACTTTCACTGACCTTCCAGCTCCTTAGGGCGTGCTCCTTGTAATCAGTCCATCATGCCTAAGGAAGGAAAAGGGACAGCTCTCCCATGATGGCCAAATGCATCTGCCTGCTTAGCTGTCTGTTATCATCTCAGTCTCTAAACCACTTCCCACTCCTGATTCTATGCCCGTTTAACTCTTCAAGCGTGACTTTGTGGAACACATTGTAGTAGAAAAAAGCATGGGCGTGAATTTGAGCCCCAGTGCCACAGTGTAACCCAAGGCTAACAACGTTGTGTTGGttacctattgctgcataacacaCTTACTGAACAAAAGGACTTGTATTACATCTCCTGATTTTATGGTTTAAGTGTAAATCTGCAGTCTTAAGCAGGGTAGGGGTAAGGGAAAAATTGCAAACACATCTTAAACTTTTTAGTAGTCATGTTTATTATAGTGGTACGAGCAAAGCaattctcaaactatttcagaTGTATTAGGAGTGAGCAAATGAGAACAAAGGCTAATGCTGTGAAGAACCAGGGTTCGCCCTGTAGAAGAAGGGGCATGTGATTATGGAAGGTGGGGAGGCAACGTTGGGAGGAAGAAAATTTTCCTCGACCCTCTTAGGTTCAGTGCCTGAGGACCtacaaattaaactgacaaaagattggttaagaagagaaaaaaacagatttaattatgtacatatgtacaaCACGAGAAGTGAACACTGATGTAAGCTACAGACTTGGAGTGATTATGTTATGTCAATGGAGGTTCATGAGTTGCagtaaatgtaccactctggcagAAGATGTTGATCGTGGGGAACACTGTGCATCTGGGAGGGGGTCTGGGGTTATATAGGAACTCTGTATTTGCGGCTCAactttgctgtgaatctaaaactgctctaaaaagtgaagtctatttaaaaagaaaaattaaaaaggggGATGCTGATTTcttcaaaaatttcaaagatCAAGAAAGACTGTGGAGCTGTTACAGAGTAAAAGTGGCTAAAGAGATGACTAAATGTAATACCTGATACTAGGCTGGAACCTGCTCTAAGGGGAAAAATATGCTATGAAGGATATTATTGGGCCCAGTGACAAATTTGTatataaacagataaaaaatttgacaaaaagtGTTGCATCAGGGTTAAATTTACCATTCCAGCCGAATTTGTCTATTTACCATTGTCTGACTGTTCCTTTTGAATCACTTGCCATTCTTGCTGTCTGGAGAGATTTTGCCCATCTATTCACCTTCAAACTTGACAGTTACCCCGTGACCACTCAGAAGACCTGCCAACCATTTCAGCCCTGAGTGATCTAATCTTCCTCTGAACGCAGAGCCCCTGTCTCTGCACTGCTCATGTCATGCTTTTATAGCCCGGCATTTTCAGATGTCTCCCTATATAAATGTATGAGATCTTTCCAACTAAACTGAAAGCAAAGTAATATCAGGAATGTTGTGTTATGCTTCCTTCTACATTATAGACCTTTCTTATGATAGATTTATTTAACATTAATTTATTTGACAATTCTTTATCAAGCAGCTACTATGCACTAGTTATTGttaatacaaagataaataagacgtGGTCCCTGCCGTCAAGGGACTTACAATTCTATATGGCGAGCCaaactataaataaattttaaatgtgcaaGGAATATAAAGGATTGTTTCAAGGAAGGCTCCATGGAGTCGTTGACACTTAAATTCAGTCTTGAAATGTGCATAAGTGTTCACCAGAAAAGAAACTCTTGGCAAGGTCTCAGTATGGTACACAGCTGGGAAAGTGTAGGTGCCAGAGGAAAGGCTTCCACATAACCTCCAAGTCTATGCCTCCAGGACTTCTGCATGAGAGCCACAAGCCTCACCCCACCCATCCCTATGGCTGCAATGCACATGAAAGGGAGATGGAGGTGGCTGACCTCAAGAGACTAAAGCCATTGCTGTAGAACAGGAGAGGCTATAGTGGAGAAGGGGTCTTTTCAGGGTTTGCCACAAGCAGGGAAATGAGAAGGAAGCCTTGATATTAATCAGGAGCATGTAGACAGTCTGTGAGATAGAGTTTGATGAACCCTTCCTGAGAAAAAGCTGTCAGGCACTTGGGCGGGCTGCACACAGTGGCCCTGCACCTATAGCAGACAGACTGTCTGCTTTCTGCACAGACAGACTGATCAGACCATGATAAATGATGCAGATAAAGGAGGAAATTAGGCCActgagaaagaaggggaaaatgaaacagaagCTTTTTATTCTATCAGTGATATTTCATTATCACTAATGTATGAGATAATTGATTCTTTTAGAGATCAGTgtatctcttcctcctttttgacAGAAAGAGAACTATAGAGAGAGAAACAATGTGAggtgattcaacatttatactTAGTAATCCAGCAGAGCATCTCACGGCCCTTCTCTATTGCTCTATAATAATTGCTCTAAATCTCTGTGTTTGCATTTTGAATAcaattcatttttctccattctcaGTACTTATGACGAATTAACATCTGTACAAAATTTGTCAATACTTAACATaatttgttgttgctgctgctgttatttCAATGAATATTCCTCCTAATTACTACTGCCAATGTTGGAATATTTAGCATAGCTCCTCCAGGGCAATCATCACTCAGCTCCTCTTTGTCTAGTAATGAGGCTCTGATATCATTCTTTCCTTTGCAGGAACACCTCAGAACCTCAGAGACACCCCTCCTAGCTTTAAGAGTCTCTGTGGAGAAAGAGTTGTTCACTTCAGAttttgctgctgctgttattCAGGTTGGATCTTGGATAACTCTTTGTTGTAAACCGATCCAAATTTCACTCAAATGATAATCTGCAATGTTGTCTCTTTCTGTAAGAAATTGGAGGTTTCCCTTTACCTGAGGCCATGACAATTCTATAACAGGAAGTCCGTTCCCTGGAGAATCATCTGCTGACTCTTCAGCTGGATTCTTTCTATTATGTATTTCGTCTGTTTCCATCTCTTCGTCATCATCTCATGCTCACTCACTTCACCCCAGTCACATCCACCTCTGTAAGTACCTAGAAGATGCCAAGATTTTGCCTGCCTCAGGACTTTAGCACTTTCTGTTCTATCTGCCTGAAAGTTCTTTTATATGACTGACTCCTTGTCCATCAGGTTCAGTTTAAATTTCCCCTCATCAGAGattcttccctgaccaccctgtcTATACTCCttgtcttagtccgttcaggctgctaCAACAAACTTCCATATACCAAGTGACTTAGAAACgacggaaatttatttctcacagttctggagtctgggaaggccaagatcaagatgtcaggagatctgatgtctggtgagagcccacttcctggtttatagatggctgccttttcactgtgtcctcacatggtggaaggggccagGGAACTCTCCAGGATCTCTTttaaaagggcactaatcccactcatgagggctccaccctcacgacctaatcacctcccaaaggcttcacctcctaacaccatcacatttgGGGCTAGGATTTCAACATCGGAAGtttgagaggacacaaacattcagtctataacagtCCTGTTCTACCCGCCAGTGCCTCTATCatatcatcttatttttttcctccatagcTCTTATTataatctgtaattatttttacttAACATTGCTCTGCCTCTACtacaatatatatttcaaaaaagtagggtctttgtctgtctttttcacaACTGAGTTACAGTGCCTAACACATTTCCCACATTTCCTGGTGTGGGGGATAAGAATTGcccaccccaaaatgtgtgtcTTTGGCTTGATTATCTTTAAGAACAAACGACTCTGAAAGAAGCTTTGATCTACCCCCAACTGcttaaaagaaattcaagataAAAGACCAGTCCCCAGGCGAGGCCATCACCacagataactctgggtatctgtAGATTGGGAGGGTCCtcgctaagcccattcttatcaaagtacTGTCTATCggacatttgcttttccatttccatgtgaattgccttcctcccctttgaagtcccaaaccactaccccctacaccttcctttgtcttcagctgaagatgatatttaaagtgacagctttggccattctggcaagttacccagttttcctgggtttctcccatgtatacatattgTAATCAAACTGCGTTTGATTATCTTGTGTtagtctgtctcatgtcaatttaattcttaggccagccagaaggacctggagtgggtagaggaattgtcttcttCCCTCATACCAACTATTTGactttctgggaaaggcaaaactatggataaagtaaaaagataagtggttaccaggggttgggaGGTGGTGGGAGAGATGGGTGAATAGGCAGAGCGTGGGGGATTCTTAGGGTGGTGAAACTAtcctgtatgatactgtaattgCGGAAACATGGTGATGGGGTTCAGGATGAGCCACCTCAGAAcatggcaccttggcatattgaacatcttaagctgaaggagtttaagaaaacagcagaaacagGAAGGTCACTCTTACATCCCCCCCTTGCCCTTCTTCCCTGAAAGCGGGagataaatctcccatgtgaaaggtacCCTTCCCGTAGGAGGAAGGGAGATATCCTTGTCACCAGAGTCAGGGAATCTAGGGCCAAGAAGACCGTATAAACAAATCTTGCTACTTCTTCACCATCAATTACCCATAGACCAAACCCATTTGTcttgtcagttcttcacaaattgattgtttctttctctaaaaggtataaaagcttcCTACTCTGGTTACTTGTTTGGGTCTTCATTCTCTTGTGAAAGCTCCCATGTAattgtaaaaatttaataaaatttatatgcttttctcctgttaatctatatttgccagtttaattttcagacccagtcAGGGACCCTACAAGGGTCAAGGAAAACTCTTTTCTCCCCTAAAATGACATATTGCATTTGTTgaaacccatagaactgtactGCACAaaagtgaatcctaatgtaaattgtgggctttagttaataataatgtctcaatattggttcatcaattataacaaaagtaccacactaatgcaagatgttaataacaggaaAATTGTGTACTGTGTGGTTAGGAGATAAGGGAGAAGAGGattatgggaactctctgtaattctgctcaatttttctgtaaagctaaaactgctctgaacaaataagtctattaattttttaaaaaaagaaaaaaaagtgtctgTTTGCCTAACACTGGTATATCCTATTCTACAGCCAGATGTATTAGAATAGTCCCCCTTCTCTCTGCAGTTCCACAATTTGAAATTACCCCAAGCCCACAACCAGAGGAAAACAATATCAAATTACCCACGTTCTTAGGCAGGGGTCTCCAATCCCAGCCTCACACCAGAATTGCCTgtggaacttttaaaaatgctaagaTCCCAGgacaactgaatcagaatcttgggGAGTGAGGTCTTTGCATGTCCATGTTTAATAAGCTCCAGAGTGATTCTGATACCCATTCCTACTTGAGAACCATTTTTTTTGTCTGACACTGATTTTCGCCTAATGCCCAAGTTCTCAAGACTGGGCTTCTGCCTGACTCCTGAGATGAAATTTCTACTTTGTCTTAATTCAGGCAGGTGCATTCCTGTCTTGCTACCATGAGATGCAAGACAGATGGAGGAGGGCATGAACGGGAACTACTTCTCTTATCTATCTCTTTCAAATCATCTCAAATCTTGGAACTGTAGGGGAAGAAGAGTATCTTTTCCTTCTATCCTTCTAAGTTCTCAGCTGGGTATCCCTGTAACAAAAtatagattaacaagagaaaagcatataaatttatttaatatgttttacaTGACACACGTGCCTtcctaaggaaatgaagacctgaagaagcAGTTAAATCCGAGCGTTTTTATGCTAGGTTTGATGGAGAGTAGAAAGTCGTGGAAAGATGTCATAGAACAAAGGGTATGAACTAAGCGTAACAAACTGGGGaaaacttagcaaggcctgtCTGTTCAGATTCCCCTCAGCATCTCTCCGTCTTTGGAGATAAGGATGTGCCTTTCCTCTGGAtagggagggcacctctcacaCAATGATCTTATGACCTGCTTCCGGGGAAGGTGAGAAAGTTCTTCCTGCACCTgccatttctcaaatttcttcagcttgaaatagtcAATATGTCAAGGTGCCATATTCTGGAGTAGGATGTCCTGAGTGCAGTCAGAAGCTCCCTGTGTAGTGAATGGACCCTGGTGGTTGGCTTGGCCCTTGTGCCAGCCCTACACTTCTAAAGCAAGTTCATGGCATATGAGGTGTGTCTATTAGGGACTCTCTATTTAAACACACCTGTGTCTTCTCCACACGCTCAACTGTTATTTAGTCTACTCCTTTCCCTCGATTTTTATATATGCTTTTTACTGCAAAAGTAATGGCCCAAATCCAGTGTCATAGGAATAACAGAAGATTAGTATCTTTAACTAAACAGTTACTTATTTTAACAATTATCAGGCATATTCAGACCTCTTAGAACACTCCCTCTTCCATGGTTGCTGAGGTATTTCTGTGTCAGGCATCTGACCAATGAGTGGCCAGAACAGTGAGTCAGAGGCTGATGCTAAGTGATGAGTTCTAAGTTCCTTTGTGAGGtttagttttcttgtttctgCAGAGCTGAAGGCCTAACACTCAAAATGGCCCCAATTCTTAGCCCATTGGCCAATTTGGGCATGTGATACCATTTTTTTTTGGTCCAATTGCATACTATTTCTTACaatgcctttcttcctttccataccAGCCTTAGGAGCTGTATTTATTTTCCTGCACAAGTCATAAGTTTTCCATATTACCTGAAGGGAAAAAttgtccaagacttggaaatagaCAAAAGAGATTACTAGATGTCCTTTCATTGAAGTGCTGGGAGTTATCTCACAGACCCACTGGGGATGAACAGACACTACTGAGGAGCATACCTTTGATCAACATGCAGGgtagaaatgaaatcatacaaaaccGATAACAACCCAGATGTTTCCTGTTTGTAGTAATGCAAAGGAATTATGTCTggcagaaaatataaatttttgtaaACCAAAATTACATTGGAACTGTTTTAACTCGTTACTGATTTCCTCATTACTGAATGAGttgaataaaatgaatttatttatgaGTTTATTCAGTatcatgggtttatttctttttttttcctttttctccccaaagccgcccagtacatagttgtatattcttcgttgtaggtccttcttgttgtggcatgtgggatgctgcctcagcgtggtttgaagagcagtgccatgtccgtgcccaggattcgaaccaatgaaacactgggctgcctgcagcggagcttgcgaacttaaccactcggccgcggggccagccccttgggtttatttcttaaaactttcATGATAgtcatgtttttaacttttagaaaaaattatctttaacaCTTCATACTTTTACAGgtgtaatttccttttcctggGATAGCTTTTCTAACCTAATCAGCTTGGTTTCCTATCCATCTTGCAAGGCTGTGCTCAGATGTCCTGTCTTCTAagctttccctcttccttctccccctctctAGGCACAGAACAACTGTCCAGCCTTAATTTGTTCAGACTCTACCACCACTCATTGCATTCTATTATAATTGTCAAAGTATATTATAATTATGCCAAAATTGGTATAATTGAAGAGTAAATTCAGTTAGAAAACTTCAAACCTGCTGTCTCACCTCCCACTCTCTGCTCTAGAACCTGGAAGGgtagaagaaaaagatttttttcctgtcctACACTACATTTTGAAGCAGTatttaatgtgaaaaaatattGGTATTCTCTATATGTAAATTGATTGTTGATGAAGAACTACTGGCTTAACACTAATGTCTTGTGAGTTTGGTTGGTATAGGTCATCATCTCCCAGGTGTCTATTCATTCCCGGGTGCATGGAAAACTTGCAAAGCTACGGAGCTGCCCCTGGATCATAATGATCAACCTAGATTTGTTGGCTGCTCATTGAGGCCCAGAGTTCTAGGAAGGTGTGCAGTCACTTAATTGAAAATGGTGATACCATGGTCTTTTCTCGAATTGTTTCACAGCTGGAGTCATTCAACAGTACAGGAGGCTGAAGAACACAAGGTACTTTAATGTTTAgtatttcttcctccccatccctgccctgggCAAATTATGTGGAGTGACCATTTCTCTTACTCTGTATCTCTCTCTTGCGCATAACAAACAGAAGTCTCATGGACTCTGGTTACTTGTGTCCTCAAGATTTCCTGCTCCAATttacttcctctttcctcctacaAAGTTTGTCTTAAGCCCAATTCTTGAGGAGAGCTGCATTTTAAAGTTCTCTAATCCCACCTTATTTCTCTACCAAAGGAAAATGGTTATTATCAGATAAACTCAATTATGCTGAAATCTTCTACTAATGTGTTATCCCTCAGGAAAGGTAATGCCTTAACCTATCCAAAATGCATTAGCCTCCTTAGAGACATTCTTAATGAAAGTGCAGTAGGGACCTCTGTCAGTCTGTGGCTGATAGAGAAAGTCCTTTTTAATCCTTGGAATTTATAGCTTCCATACAGATGAAAGcaactgcatttttttctttcttttttttttttcttgctaggGAAGATTatccgtgagctaacatctgccaccaatcttcctctacttggtatgtgggttgctgccacagcatgagtgactagtagtgtaggtctgtgcctgggatctgaacccctgaacccaggccactgaagtggagcacaccaaacttaacctctatgccatgAGGCTGGGCCTGTATTTTTATATTAGAAATCCCCATCTTCTGGTGCTAGGTAGAGGAGATGATTGATGGGCACTGGTCATGCTTGTTTTATCAAAGTCAAAATTAAAGTACCAGCCAaaggatgggaaaggaagaaaaccaatATTGACTGAGCATCTACTGTGGAGCAGGAAAATGCTGCATATTTTATACCCAGTCAGCTCTGCCTACGCCTCTCAACCTGGGTGGAACTCAGCATGTCACCACAATCAATGCCTAGGTCACAACTTTTCCCCAGCTTACCACATAAATAGTTACACTGTCATCATACACGTAAGCACATTACACACAttagacacacacatataatgcACACCTTAAACCTACAAACAGCACAAATCACATCCAAGCATAATCTATATCAGACACACCTATAACACCTATAGCAATCACACAGCACATACTTGGCTCACATAACAAATATAAATGTCACACACATTGGaatgatttaatttatttagggGAGGGAAGATCATTCAGTTTAAGTAGGTACAAGGAGAGTCAATATCAGGAAAATTCCTCAGTTAGTCAAAAAGAGATGCCAGATGAgctgaatcttttaaaaaaatataaaaataaatcaggggAGTGAGAACAAAAGGATATACCAGGCAGAGAAACAACATAGGCAAAGTTATGATATCAAGAAACCATGTGGTACATAATTCTAAGCAGTTGGAAAACATTGGTGCATAAATGCAAAGTAGGGAATAGCAAGAGCTATTGATGCAGGCAGGAGTCACCCTTCAGAAGCACTGAATACTCTACTAGAAACCTGGGGGTGTGGGTAGACATTCTAGTTGCTAATCTCTAACAACCGGATGTCCTCTATGCTATCAACAAACCCATTCATGCCACAATGGAATTCAATGTGACTATAGCTCCTGTGCTCTTTGTAGCTCTGTTTATTATTCCTCTGGTAGCACCTGAGTATTTTGAAGGGATACTGGGCCCACACGTAGACGTTTCTGTAGCGATCTCTCCAGTTCCTGATGCATACATGCTCGATTTTGTGCCAAAAGGTATAGATGAAGATGTGATAGTTCTTGCCTCTGAgagcttctctttttctcatgaGGTCATTACATCTGTACTCACTGAATTCCAAGCTTGTGCTCAGATGATGCTGTTTCATGAATTCCTTCCAGGAAAGGTTCTCGCTGTGTACAAGGAGCCCACATAGAGGGAACATCAGGGCCAGGAGAGGgcctagaaccttcagagaggATGCCATCTCAGTCACCAAGG from Equus asinus isolate D_3611 breed Donkey chromosome 2, EquAss-T2T_v2, whole genome shotgun sequence includes these protein-coding regions:
- the EDDM3B gene encoding epididymal secretory protein E3-beta, which produces MASSLKVLGPLLALMFPLCGLLVHSENLSWKEFMKQHHLSTSLEFSEYRCNDLMRKREALRGKNYHIFIYTFWHKIEHVCIRNWRDRYRNVYVWAQYPFKILRCYQRNNKQSYKEHRSYSHIEFHCGMNGFVDSIEDIRLLEISN